The proteins below are encoded in one region of Colletotrichum lupini chromosome 5, complete sequence:
- a CDS encoding fucose permease translates to MSSADAADDSVPDRGPAVFAVTAATFVLASVMVAARLFCRRWIVRNVSWDDKIMFFAWMIAFGLSFTICFGTRKGLGRYDDDIPSGHWNSLRACEYVFSILYNPALMATKTSILIFYLRLSKNTKKVLRFASWVTLGIVNLAGAVLTLINIFQCRPVQAAWEIWRDTSQCIPLLTEFICSAPINIVTDLAILALPIPVLTGMRLPPRQKIILVLTFTIGIFVTIVDVVRIYYLQQAVSSVPTGGVSSDPSSHFGGTPDFAWNSSLSFMWSAVEVNVGMACACIPTLKPLIIKILPAMIIDPDGTRSSTQTEKDALDSPRNRTGSDGLVSPTSPNYRGSVNIQEPPVTHRASRDMSAAANAEVNDMTALEFLTTPDMTLAEYEATGAGRVGGAANRASIATSRENTIYFGFVNMKRPKSMVKCDAQESLRYCLVVTILFVMWGISYGLLNTLNNVISGVSGMTVAQTLGLTSAYFGGGYFFGPLLVGEWILRRDEHHRRNRKNNKRDAESVGGFKVTFIVGLCFYGVGTIIFWPSAVTKSWGGFLLSNFVVGFGLSVLETGANAFLILCGPPEYGETRLLLAQGVQGVGSVLSGLMAQRVFFTKITNQGGSDSVTLLNVQWTYLAITLLCVALGLFFYYMPLPELNDNELQESADRLPVNPQKRSIGGLQLRTWSLILAVLGQWTYVACQESNNIFFRALTIAILPNQEDGGVAATNADTNPGENSDKPPGLTIGVTDYHLIAHSVFAISRFIVAYLTYLSVRNPRMPKPRTWLAISVGLSTLFALLTVVLQPSDPNLLMVVVILFYFAEGPVWPLIFAIGLRGQGRRTKRAAAFITMGGSGAAFFPYIVYAVINSGVSVQLSFVIIVALFVLTGFYPIWLAFVRDAKTMTDPAHSYISPEERVSGQDEIDINSQIRRRRRTLSTIAAKSKRGSIFSKISPFGKTNGESVTPPVVEHSEEKNGSSKGSEGSNDTHQSQTV, encoded by the exons ATGTCATCTGCCGATGCCGCAGATGATAGCGTCCCGGATCGCGGTCCGGCAGTCTTTGCCGTGACAGCCGCAACATTCGTCCTAGCGAGTGTCATGGTTGCTGCCCGTCTGTTCTGCCGGCGATGGATTGTCAGAAATGTCAGCTGGGACGACAAGATTATGTTCTTTGCCTGGATGATTGCCTTTGGATTGTCCTTCACCATTTGCTTTGGTACACGAAAAGGCTTGGGTCGCTACGACGACGATATACCCTCGGGCCACTGGAATTCTCTACGAGCGTGCGAATATGTTTTTTCAATACTCTAT AATCCCGCCCTGATGGCGACCAAGACCAGTATTCTGATCTTCTACCTCCGCCTCTCCAAAAATACGAAAAAGGTGCTTCGGTTTGCATCTTGGGTGACTCTGGGCATTGTCAACCTAGCAGGGGCTGTATTAACCCTCATCAACATCTTCCAATGTCGGCCGGTTCAGGCCGCATGGGAAATATGGCGGGACACTTCACAATGCATCCCGCTGTTGACGGAATTCATCTGTTCTGCTCCCATCAACATCGTAACCGATTTAGCTATCCTAGCCTTGCCGATCCCCGTTCTCACGGGTATGCGATTGCCACCGAGGCAAAAGATTATTCTCGTACTCACCTTCACTATCGGTATCTTCGTCACTATTGTGGACGTCGTCCGAATCTACTACCTACAACAAGCCGTCAGCTCGGTCCCCACCGGCGGCGTGTCTAGCGATCCGAGTTCTCACTTTGGCGGCACACCCGACTTTGCTTGGAACTCGTCTTTGTCATTTATGTGGTCTGCCGTAGAGGTTAACGTGGGAATGGCTTGCGCGTGTATCCCTACTCTCAAGCCATTGATTATTAAGATTCTGCCTGCCATGATCATCGATCCGGATGGAACGAGATCGAGCACGCAGACCGAAAAAGACGCCTTAGACAGCCCTAGAAATCGCACCGGCAGCGACGGCCTTGTATCACCGACAAGTCCGAATTACCGTGGCTCAGTCAACATCCAAGAGCCCCCCGTAACACATCGAGCCAGTCGAGATATGAGCGCAGCGGCGAACGCGGAGGTGAACGACATGACAGCACTTGAGTTCTTGACAACACCAGATATGACGTTGGCCGAATATGAGGCCACCGGGGCTGGCAGGGTCGGCGGCGCTGCCAACCGAGCCTCTATCGCAACGAGCAGAGAAAACACCATTTACTTTGGCTTCGTCAACATGAAACGCCCCAAGAGCATGGTCAAGTGTGACGCTCAAGAATCACTCCGATACTGCCTGGTGGTCACAATCCTATTTGTGATGTGGGGCATTTCCTACGGTCTGCTAAATACCCTCAACAACGTCATCTCCGGTGTGTCAGGCATGACCGTTGCTCAAACTCTAGGCCTCACATCCGCCTACTTTGGCGGTGGTTACTTCTTTGGTCCCTTGTTGGTGGGAGAGTGGATTCTTAGGCGAGACGAACATCATCGAAGAAACCGCAAGAACAACAAACGCGACGCGGAGAGTGTTGGTGGCTTCAAGGTTACTTTCATTGTCGGGCTTTGCTTCTACGGTGTAGGAACCATCATTTTCTGGCCATCCGCTGTTACCAAGTCCTGGGGGGGTTTCCTACTCAGCAACTTCGTGGTCGGCTTTGGCTTGTCTGTCCTCGAGACAGGAGCCAACGCATTCTTGATTCTCTGCGGGCCGCCAGAGTACGGAGAGACACGACTACTTCTCGCTCAAGGTGTACAAGGCGTGGGCTCCGTTCTGAGCGGTCTTATGGCCCAAAGAGTATTCTTCACCAAGATCACCAACCAGGGTGGCTCAGACTCTGTGACGTTGCTGAACGTACAATGGACGTACCTCGCCATCACATTGCTTTGCGTCGCCCTAGGCCTCTTCTTTTACTACATGCCGCTCCCAGAGCTGAACGATAACGAGCTGCAAGAATCGGCAGACCGGCTTCCAGTCAATCCTCAGAAGCGTAGCATCGGCGGTTTGCAATTGCGCACATGGAGTTTGATCCTGGCAGTCCTCGGTCAGTGGACCTATGTCGCTTGTCAAGAAAGCAACAATATTTTCTTTCGCGCACTTACAATAGCCATCCTCCCGAATCAGGAAGACGGCGGTGTTGCGGCTACGAATGCCGACACAAACCCAGGCGAGAACAGTGACAAGCCTCCAGGGCTCACAATAGGTGTTACAGATTATCATCTTATTGCGCACAGTGTCTTCGCCATTTCGCGATTCATTGTTGCGTACCTCACATATCTTTCGGTGCGCAATCCGCGCATGCCGAAACCGAGAACGTGGCTGGCCATCAGCGTCGGTCTCTCCACCTTGTTCGCCCTTCTCACAGTCGTCTTGCAGCCGTCGGATCCAAACCTCCTCATGGTTGTCGTCATACTCTTCTACTTCGCCGAAGGACCTGTTTGGCCCCTGATCTTCGCTATCGGCCTTCGCGGTCAAGGCAGGCGTACTAAGCGTGCTGCCGCCTTCATCACCATGGGTGGCTCTGGCGCAGCATTCTTCCCATACATTGTCTACGCCGTCATCAACAGCGGCGTGTCAGTGCAACTTTCTTtcgtcatcatcgtcgcCCTGTTTGTCCTTACGGGCTTCTACCCCATATGGCTTGCCTTTGTGCGCGACGCCAAGACGATGACAGACCCTGCACACTCCTACATATCCCCCGAGGAGCGTGTTTCCGGACAGGACGAAATCGACATCAATAGCCAAATCAGGAGGCGCAGGCGAACGCTTTCCACGATTGCAGCCAAGAGCAAGCGAGGCAGCATTTTCAGCAAGATATCTCCCTTTGGGAAGACCAATGGCGAGAGCGTTACGCCACCAGTAGTAGAGCATTCCGAAGAAAAGAATGGCTCTAGTAAAGGATCTGAGGGGAGCAACGATACCCATCAATCTCAGACAGTATGA
- a CDS encoding dihydroorotate dehydrogenase, giving the protein MQSPPPPELKISPPLLNSANPWCTTLDDLRQLHACPHTGALTTRTSLLAGFAHNDASHQYAFFDPSTAKPSAAPNSSTPEAPRSQLGPADVASLNNLGYSPLPLQTYVDFISQLPEGHGHHGHHRRKLIIISVTGTPSEIAQSYALIASFSSKTTHPLAMEINLSCPNIAAAAPPASDRAQLLAYLAALPRDPLIPIGLKTPPYTHLAHYAELIAALREDATVVTPKAMLKVPCKISFITAVNTLGSCLLLEGGDHNPRLPGSGLGGMAGAPLHPLALGNVKTIAELVAREPELLHIKVIGVGGVSDADGFRRMKSVGAYAVAVGTALGREGIEVFEKIAAGLEKH; this is encoded by the coding sequence ATGCaatccccccctcccccagaACTCAAAATCTCCCCACCGCTCCTAAACTCGGCAAACCCATGGTGCACAACCCTCGACGACCTCCGCCAACTCCACGCGTGTCCCCACACAGGCGCCCTCACGACACGAACCTCCCTCCTCGCAGGCTTCGCCCACAACGACGCAAGCCACCAATACGCCTTCTTCGACCCCTCCACCGCAAAACCCTCCGCGGCGCCAAACTCCTCCACCCCGGAAGCGCCCCGTTCCCAGCTTGGCCCCGCGGACGTCGCGTCCCTGAATAACCTGGGCTACTCCCCGTTACCCCTCCAAACCTACGTCGACTTCATCAGCCAACTTCCAGAAGGCCACGGCCACCATGGTCACCACCGCCGCAAACTCATCATCATCTCCGTCACAGGCACCCCCTCAGAAATAGCACAATCCTACGCCCTCAtagcctccttctcctccaaAACAACCCACCCGCTCGCAATGGAAATAAACCTCTCCTGCCCCAacatcgccgccgccgccccgcCAGCCTCGGACCGCGCCCAGCTGCTCGCCTACCTCGCGGCACTCCCCCGGGACCCCCTCATCCCCATCGGCCTCAAGACGCCGCCGTACACACACCTGGCGCACTACGCCGAGCTGATCGCCGCGCTGCGCGAGGACGCCACCGTCGTCACCCCGAAAGCTATGCTCAAGGTGCCCTGCAAGATCAGCTTCATCACCGCCGTAAACACGCTCGGCTCGTGTCTCTTGCTCGAGGGCGGCGACCACAACCCGCGACTTCCGGGGTCTGGACTCGGTGGGATGGCGGGGGCGCCTTTGCATCCGCTGGCGCTGGGGAACGTGAAGACCATTGCAGAGTTGGTCGCGCGAGAGCCAGAGTTGTTGCACATCAAGGTCATTGGTGTCGGTGGCGTGTCGGACGCTGATGGATTTAGGCGGATGAAGAGCGTCGGTGCGTATGCTGTTGCCGTCGGGACGGCATTAGGAAGGGAAGGAATAGAAGTCTTTGAAAAGATAGCTGCTGGGCTTGAGAAACATTGA